A single region of the Sorex araneus isolate mSorAra2 chromosome 7, mSorAra2.pri, whole genome shotgun sequence genome encodes:
- the IL10 gene encoding interleukin-10, with translation MSSSALLCCLVLLAGVEACQAHGNQYENNCVHFPANLPSMLRELRLAFSRVKVFFQTKDQVDSMLLSGSLQEEFRGYLGCQALSEMIQFYLEKVMPQAENQSPDIKEHVNSLGEKLKTLRLSLRRCHRFLPCENKSKAVEQVKSVFTKLQEKGVYKAMSEFDIFINYIEAYITMRRQQ, from the exons ATGTCCAGCTCTGCACTGCTATGCTGCCTGGTTTTGCTGGCTGGGGTGGAGGCCTGCCAAGCCCATGGCAACCAGTATGAGAACAACTGCGTCCACTTCCCGGCCAACCTGCCCTCCATGCTCCGGGAGCTCCGCCTGGCCTTCAGCAGGGTGAAGGTTTTCTTT CAAACAAAGGACCAAGTGGACAGCATGCTGTTGAGTGGGTCGCTGCAGGAAGAGTTTAGG GGTTACCTGGGTTGCCAAGCCTTGTCAGAGATGATCCAGTTTTatctggagaaggtgatgccCCAGGCTGAGAACCAAAGTCCAGACATCAAGGAGCATGTGAACTCCTTAGGAGAAAAGTTGAAGACCCTCAGGCTGAGTCTGCGTCGCTGT CATCGATTTCTGCCCTGTGAAAACAAGAGCAAAGCCGTGGAGCAGGTGAAGAGCGTCTTCACTAAG CTCCAAGAGAAAGGAGTCTACAAAGCCATGAGCGAATTTGACATCTTCATCAACTACATAGAAGCCTACATTACAATGAGGAGGCAACAGTGA